In one window of Romboutsia hominis DNA:
- a CDS encoding 3-keto-5-aminohexanoate cleavage protein, translated as MQKVIITAAICGAEVTKEHNPNVPYTVEEIVREAKSAYDAGASIIHLHVRKDDGTPTQDINRFKECIDAIKVACPDAIVQPSTGGAVGMSNEERIQPVNLSPEMATLDCGTCNFGGDEIFVNTENTIKEFGKKMIELNVKPEIEVFDKGMIDMALRLNKKGFINDNMHFNFVMGVNGGISATYRDLMFMRESIPENATFTVSGIGRSQFDMVALSILLGGHIRVGFEDNVYMKKGVLASSNGELVKKAANIVKELGREVATPKEAREILGLKANILSTQEA; from the coding sequence ATGCAAAAGGTTATAATAACTGCAGCTATATGTGGTGCAGAGGTAACAAAAGAACATAATCCAAATGTTCCATATACTGTTGAAGAAATAGTAAGAGAAGCAAAGTCTGCTTATGATGCTGGAGCAAGTATAATACATCTTCATGTAAGAAAAGATGATGGAACTCCAACACAAGATATAAATAGATTTAAAGAATGTATAGACGCTATAAAGGTTGCTTGCCCTGATGCAATTGTTCAACCTTCAACTGGAGGAGCAGTTGGAATGAGTAATGAAGAAAGAATTCAACCAGTAAATTTATCTCCAGAAATGGCAACTCTAGACTGTGGAACTTGTAACTTTGGTGGAGATGAAATCTTTGTGAACACTGAAAATACTATAAAAGAGTTCGGAAAGAAAATGATAGAATTAAATGTTAAGCCAGAAATAGAAGTATTTGATAAGGGTATGATAGATATGGCTCTTAGACTTAACAAAAAAGGATTTATAAATGATAATATGCACTTTAACTTTGTAATGGGAGTTAATGGAGGTATAAGTGCTACTTATAGAGATTTAATGTTTATGAGAGAAAGTATACCTGAGAATGCTACATTTACAGTAAGTGGAATAGGAAGATCTCAATTTGATATGGTGGCTTTAAGCATATTATTAGGTGGACATATTCGAGTAGGATTTGAAGATAATGTATATATGAAAAAAGGAGTCCTAGCATCATCAAATGGAGAATTAGTTAAAAAAGCTGCAAATATAGTAAAAGAGCTTGGAAGAGAAGTAGCAACACCTAAAGAAGCTCGTGAAATACTAGGTTTGAAAGCAAATATATTAAGCACACAAGAAGCTTAA
- a CDS encoding hotdog domain-containing protein, which translates to MKAMIRIRMGSNDAHYGGNLVDGAKMLQLFGDVATELLIQNDGDEGLFKAYDSVEFLAPVYAGDYIEAVGEIVNVGNSSRKMVFEARKVIVPRTDINESAAEVLENPIVVCKASGTCVVPKDKQRL; encoded by the coding sequence ATGAAAGCAATGATAAGAATAAGAATGGGAAGTAATGACGCTCATTATGGTGGAAATTTAGTAGATGGTGCTAAAATGCTTCAATTATTTGGAGATGTAGCTACTGAATTACTAATACAAAATGATGGTGATGAAGGATTATTTAAAGCATATGATAGTGTAGAGTTTTTAGCTCCAGTATATGCTGGTGATTATATAGAAGCAGTTGGTGAAATAGTTAATGTAGGAAATAGCTCAAGAAAGATGGTATTTGAAGCTAGAAAAGTTATAGTACCAAGAACTGATATAAATGAATCAGCAGCAGAAGTTTTAGAAAATCCAATAGTAGTATGTAAAGCTAGTGGAACTTGTGTAGTGCCTAAAGATAAACAAAGATTATAG
- a CDS encoding electron transfer flavoprotein subunit alpha/FixB family protein encodes MSVMVFVEQRSGEIQNVSLELIGRGKELADKLNSKVSAVLLGHNVKSLSEELIQYGADEVICVDDENLDVYVTNTYTKALCDVINKKDPEIVLVGATTIGRDLAPRVSATIGTGLTADCTSLEIDDETSGLLMTRPAFGGNIMATIICPNHRPQMSTVRPGVMKKLKKDATRTGNVENFAVDFSENGKNVEVLEYVKETIKKVNIEDANILISAGRGIGSKENMDALYELADILGAEVSASRAVVDAGWVDKSRQVGQTGKTVRPDLYLACGISGAIQHLAGMEESEFIVAINKNSEAPIFEVADVSIVGDVNKVIKNLIQELA; translated from the coding sequence ATGAGTGTAATGGTTTTTGTTGAGCAAAGAAGCGGTGAGATCCAAAATGTTTCTTTGGAATTAATAGGAAGAGGTAAAGAGTTAGCAGATAAATTAAATAGTAAAGTAAGTGCAGTGCTTCTTGGACATAATGTTAAAAGTTTAAGTGAAGAGCTTATACAATATGGTGCAGATGAAGTAATTTGTGTAGATGATGAAAACTTAGATGTATATGTTACTAATACATACACTAAAGCACTTTGTGATGTTATAAATAAAAAAGATCCAGAAATAGTTTTAGTAGGAGCAACTACAATAGGTAGAGATTTAGCACCAAGAGTTAGTGCAACTATTGGAACAGGGCTTACAGCAGACTGTACATCACTTGAAATAGATGATGAAACTAGTGGCCTTTTAATGACTAGACCTGCATTTGGTGGGAATATAATGGCGACTATAATATGTCCAAATCATAGACCACAAATGAGCACTGTAAGACCAGGAGTTATGAAAAAGTTAAAAAAAGATGCTACAAGAACTGGAAATGTTGAAAATTTTGCAGTAGATTTTAGTGAAAATGGTAAAAATGTAGAAGTATTAGAATATGTAAAAGAAACTATAAAGAAGGTTAACATAGAAGATGCTAATATACTTATATCAGCAGGAAGAGGAATAGGTTCTAAAGAAAATATGGATGCTTTATATGAATTAGCAGACATATTAGGGGCTGAAGTAAGTGCTTCTCGTGCTGTAGTTGATGCAGGATGGGTTGATAAATCTCGTCAAGTAGGACAAACTGGTAAAACTGTAAGACCAGACCTTTACCTTGCTTGTGGTATATCAGGAGCTATACAACACTTAGCTGGAATGGAAGAATCTGAATTTATAGTGGCTATAAATAAAAATAGTGAAGCACCTATATTTGAAGTTGCAGATGTTTCTATAGTAGGAGATGTTAATAAAGTTATTAAAAATTTAATACAAGAATTAGCATAA
- a CDS encoding electron transfer flavoprotein subunit beta/FixA family protein — translation MNILVCVKQVPDTTEVKLDPKTGTLIRDGVPSIINPDDKAGIEEAVNLKEKMGATVTVLTMGPPQAKNALKEAIAMGADKAILLTDRAFAGADTLATSKTIAGAIKKLDYDLIIAGRQAIDGDTAQVGPQIANHLDIPSITYVEKLEVEGENVIVNRAFEDGYQVIKAKMPLLITTLKEMNTPRYMRVSRIYDCMREEKIETWTLKDIDVCLEEIGLKGSPTKVKKSFTKGVKAKGTLYDVDEKEGASIIVNALKEKFIITEAKA, via the coding sequence ATGAATATATTAGTTTGTGTAAAGCAAGTACCAGATACAACAGAAGTAAAATTAGATCCTAAAACTGGTACATTAATAAGAGATGGTGTACCAAGTATTATAAACCCTGATGATAAAGCAGGTATAGAAGAAGCAGTAAATTTAAAAGAAAAAATGGGTGCAACAGTTACAGTGTTAACAATGGGACCACCACAAGCTAAAAATGCATTAAAAGAAGCAATAGCAATGGGTGCTGATAAAGCAATACTTCTTACAGATAGAGCTTTTGCAGGAGCTGATACATTAGCTACTTCAAAAACTATAGCAGGAGCTATAAAGAAGTTAGACTATGATTTAATAATAGCAGGAAGACAAGCAATAGATGGAGATACAGCACAAGTTGGACCTCAAATAGCAAATCATCTTGATATACCATCTATAACTTATGTTGAAAAGTTAGAAGTAGAAGGTGAGAATGTAATAGTAAATAGAGCTTTTGAAGATGGATATCAAGTTATAAAGGCTAAAATGCCACTTCTTATAACTACTTTAAAAGAGATGAACACTCCAAGATATATGAGAGTTTCTAGAATATATGATTGTATGAGAGAAGAAAAAATAGAAACTTGGACTTTAAAAGATATAGATGTTTGTTTAGAAGAGATAGGACTAAAAGGTTCTCCAACAAAAGTTAAAAAATCATTTACTAAGGGTGTTAAAGCAAAAGGAACACTTTATGATGTAGATGAAAAAGAAGGAGCATCAATAATAGTAAATGCTCTTAAAGAAAAGTTTATAATAACTGAAGCTAAGGCTTAA
- a CDS encoding acyl-CoA dehydrogenase encodes MEKYELLKQMYREFTINEVAPIAHEIDEEEKFPYATVDKMAECGILGIPFPKEYGGEGGDYLGYTLAVEELSKACGTTGVILSAHTSLGANPIYEFGTEEQKQKFLVPLAKGEKLGAFGLTEPNAGTDASAQQTTAVLDGDNYILNGTKIFITNAGPADIYIVMAMTDKSKGTRGISAFIVEKGTEGFTIGKKEKKLGIRGSATCELIFENCVIPKENLLGKVGQGFKIAMKTLDGGRIGIAAQALGIAQGALDVTVDYVKERKQFGRSLSAFQNTQFELANMKTKIEAARLLVYKAASKKDAGKPYSVDAAMAKLYASEVAMEVTTKAVQLHGGYGYTREYDIERMMRDAKITEIYEGTSEVQRMVISADLLK; translated from the coding sequence ATGGAAAAATATGAATTATTAAAACAAATGTATAGAGAGTTTACAATAAATGAGGTAGCTCCTATAGCTCATGAAATAGATGAAGAAGAAAAATTCCCATATGCGACAGTTGATAAGATGGCTGAATGCGGGATATTAGGAATACCTTTTCCGAAAGAGTATGGTGGAGAAGGAGGAGATTATTTAGGATACACATTAGCTGTTGAAGAACTTTCAAAAGCTTGTGGAACTACAGGGGTAATATTATCTGCTCATACTTCATTAGGTGCTAATCCAATATATGAATTTGGTACAGAAGAACAAAAGCAAAAGTTTTTAGTACCACTTGCAAAAGGTGAAAAATTAGGTGCTTTTGGTTTAACTGAACCTAATGCAGGTACAGATGCATCAGCTCAACAAACTACTGCAGTTTTAGATGGAGATAATTATATATTAAATGGAACTAAGATATTTATAACTAATGCAGGTCCTGCTGATATATATATAGTTATGGCTATGACTGATAAATCAAAAGGAACTCGTGGAATATCAGCTTTCATAGTTGAAAAAGGAACAGAAGGATTTACAATAGGTAAAAAAGAGAAAAAACTTGGTATAAGAGGTTCTGCAACTTGTGAACTTATATTTGAAAACTGTGTAATACCTAAAGAAAACTTATTAGGTAAAGTTGGACAAGGATTTAAAATAGCTATGAAGACACTAGATGGTGGTCGTATAGGAATAGCTGCACAGGCATTAGGAATTGCACAAGGTGCATTAGATGTTACAGTTGATTATGTAAAAGAAAGAAAGCAATTTGGTAGAAGCTTATCGGCATTTCAAAATACTCAATTTGAACTTGCTAATATGAAAACTAAAATAGAAGCTGCAAGACTTTTAGTATATAAGGCTGCAAGCAAAAAAGATGCAGGTAAACCATATAGTGTAGATGCTGCTATGGCAAAACTTTATGCATCTGAAGTAGCGATGGAAGTTACAACTAAAGCAGTTCAACTTCACGGAGGATACGGATACACTCGTGAATATGATATAGAAAGAATGATGAGAGATGCAAAAATAACTGAAATATACGAAGGAACAAGTGAAGTACAAAGAATGGTTATAAGTGCAGACTTACTTAAATAG
- a CDS encoding acetyl-CoA C-acetyltransferase, translating to MREVVIVSAVRTPIGSLGGALKDVSSVELGSIAAKEAIKRANINPEIIDEVLIGNVLSAGLGQNVARQVAIKANVPVETPALAINKVCGSGLRAVSMAAQFIALGDCDVVLAGGCESMSNAPYLLNRGRYGYGLGDNKIVDSLVNDGLTDAFNNYHMGITAENLAEKFGITREEQDKFALLSQEKAKQAQLNNRFKDEIVEVLIPQRKGDPIVFDTDEHPKHNTTIERLSKLRPAFKKDGTVSAGNASGINDGSAMVILMSREKCDELGLKPLASIVSYASAGVDPSIMGYGPVPSTEKALQKANLNLDDIDLIEANEAFAVQALSVSKGLNFDMEKVNVNGGAIALGHPVGASGCRILVSLIHEMQKREDANLGLATLCIGGGQGTSLIIKKC from the coding sequence ATGAGAGAAGTTGTTATAGTATCAGCAGTTAGAACTCCTATAGGATCTTTAGGTGGAGCACTTAAAGATGTAAGTTCTGTAGAATTAGGAAGTATAGCGGCTAAAGAAGCAATAAAAAGAGCTAATATAAATCCTGAAATAATAGATGAGGTGTTAATAGGGAATGTATTAAGTGCAGGTCTTGGACAAAATGTAGCAAGACAAGTTGCTATAAAAGCTAATGTCCCAGTAGAAACACCAGCACTTGCTATAAATAAAGTTTGTGGTTCTGGGCTTAGAGCAGTTAGTATGGCAGCACAGTTTATAGCTCTTGGAGATTGTGATGTAGTACTTGCTGGTGGATGTGAAAGTATGAGTAATGCACCATATTTATTAAATAGAGGTAGATATGGATATGGACTAGGGGATAATAAAATTGTTGACTCTTTAGTAAATGATGGATTAACAGATGCATTTAATAATTACCACATGGGGATAACTGCAGAAAATTTAGCAGAAAAGTTTGGTATAACTAGAGAAGAACAAGATAAATTTGCTCTTTTAAGTCAAGAAAAAGCTAAACAAGCTCAATTAAACAATAGATTTAAAGATGAAATAGTTGAGGTTTTAATACCACAAAGAAAAGGTGATCCTATTGTATTTGATACTGATGAGCATCCAAAGCATAACACTACTATAGAAAGATTATCTAAATTAAGACCAGCATTTAAAAAAGATGGAACTGTTAGTGCAGGGAATGCATCTGGAATAAATGATGGTAGTGCTATGGTTATACTTATGAGTAGAGAAAAGTGTGATGAATTAGGATTAAAACCATTAGCAAGTATAGTTTCTTATGCTTCAGCAGGAGTTGATCCATCTATAATGGGTTATGGTCCAGTTCCATCAACAGAAAAAGCTCTTCAAAAAGCAAACTTAAATTTAGACGATATAGATTTAATAGAAGCAAATGAAGCTTTTGCAGTACAAGCTTTATCAGTATCAAAAGGACTAAACTTTGATATGGAAAAAGTAAATGTAAATGGTGGTGCAATAGCACTTGGTCATCCGGTAGGAGCTAGTGGATGTAGAATATTAGTTTCTTTAATACATGAAATGCAAAAAAGAGAAGATGCTAACTTAGGACTTGCTACACTTTGTATAGGTGGTGGACAAGGTACTAGTTTAATAATAAAAAAATGCTAA